The genomic window CTTGACGACCTCGACCGCCTCCGGCCGCCTGAGATCGAGCGTGATGCTGCGCTTGTTGCCGTTCACCGCCAGGAAGCCCGGCGGCATCTTGCGCTCCGCCCACTCCTTGCTGATCAACTGGCTGCGCGTCTCGTCGCCGTCGCGCGACTCGATCTTCAGGACGTCGGCGCCGAGGAGCGCCAGCTGGTAGGTGCCGTACGGGCCCGCGAGGTACCGGGTGAAGTCGAGGATCCGGACGCCGGCGAACGGCTTGCTCATGCGCCGCCGCCGCCTTCTTCGCGCTTTCCTTTCGCGATGGCCTTCACGACGTCGAACTCCTTGCGGCGCTCGGCGATCTCCTCGGGCGTCAACTTGTCGAGGTTGTAAAAGTCGAGCTTCCAGGACGCGTCGGCGCGCCATCTCTGCGGCGACTGCACCGTGGTCCGGCCCGCGGGTGCTCCCTCCAGCACGCGCAGCGCCAGCTCCAACGTTCGCGCCTGCGATTCGACGTCGAACGGGCACCCCGCGGAGTTCCCGAGCGGGAAGTCGCTGAAGAGGAAGCGCGGAACGCCGCAGTGTTCCACGATGTCCTTGGCGCATCCCATGATTACGGTCGGGATGCCGTTGGCCTCGAGATGCCTGGACACCAGACTCACGGTCTGGTGACACACCGGTCAGCTGGGAACCAGCACCGCCACATCCGCGCCGTCTTCCCGGCACTGCCGGAGCAACTCCGGCGCGTCCGCCTCCATCGTCACCCGGTGGCTCCGGTTGGTCGGCGCACCGTGGAACCGAGACGTCAGCGCCCCGATCCGTCCCGCCTTCACGGCTTCATTCAGGCGCGCCAGCGGAAACCAGGTGTTCAGATCCTGGGCCGTGGTGTGGATGCGGTCGTACCCGACGTGCGAGATACGCAGGTCGGGCACCGTGTCCGTCGCGTCGGAGTAGACCTTGTAGAACTTCGCGGCGGCGTTGTACGGCGCTCCCGGCCCCTGGTCGCCGAGCCCTGGCTGGTACGGCGCGGCCGTCGTGATCAGCGCCACGCGCGCCTTCGCCAGAGGCGTGTTGAGCGCCGTGAACGGTACGTCGTCGCAGTGCGCCCAGCGATACGCGCCGTAGCCGAGCGCCAGATAGTAGTCGCGCGTGCGCTGCATGTACGGGATCGGGACGTCGTGCTCAGGGGCGAACGTCATTGGAATCTCCCATATGTGGAACTATAGCTGGATTTCGAGCCAGGCGCGGTGGCTGATGCGGCCGATGAGACTTGACAGGAGATTGGTAGCGCGCATCTGCCAGCCGTACTTTGCCTGAAGCGCCGCGTGGGCGCGCTCGATCGTGCGGGGCTCGGTCAGGATGCGCGCGGTGGCCTCCCGCCACTCGCCACGAACCCGTCCGCGCGCGTCCGAAGGCGCGACCCGCGCCCGCTGGGAATGCCGCAGCCGCTTGACCTTGCCCGACTGCTGGGCCGTGAACACGTAGAGCCTGCCATCGGCCGCGGCGAACCAGACGGGGGTCGCGACCTCGGCGCCATTGAGGCGGAATGTGGCGAGGGTCATGTAGCGGTGCCGATCGAGCTCGACGACGTCGGCCGTTGTCATCGCGCCGATCGTGCCAGACCGCCAGGGACAGGTCAAACCGAGGCCCCGCCGTTGATGATATCCTCCCAGCCATGATCGAGGTTCGCCGCATGGGGCCGCAGATCGGCGCCGAGATCCACGGGATCGACGTCAGGACGCTCGACGACGCGAGCTTTGCCGTGATCTATCGAGCGTGGCTCGACAGCAACGTCCTCGTGGTGCGGGGTCAGGAAGATCTCCAGATCGAAGACTTCCTGCGCTACAGCCGCCGCTTCGGGCTCGTGCAGCCGCACCCGTCGAAGACAACGCGCCACCCGGCCTATCCCGAGATCACCCTGCTGGGCGTCAACAAGTTCGGCCCGGACGGCGCGCTCGACATGGCCATCTATCGACGTGGCGCCGAAGGATGGCACACCGACGGCGCGTACGATCAGGAGCCGTTCAAGGCGACCCAGCTCTATGCCCTCGCGGTTCCGAGCAGGGGCGGCGACACGCTGTTCGCCAGCATGTACGCGGCGTATGAGGCGCTGCCGCAGCGGCTGAAGCGGCGGCTCGACGGCCTTCGCGGGGCCTTCACCTACGGCGGCCGCCGGAAGGCGACGGCGCTGCTCAACGATGAGGACCGCGACTGGACGCCCGTCTTCCATCCGATCATCCGCACGCATCCCGAGACCGGGCGCAAAGGCCTCTACTTCGATCCCGGCAAGATCCTGCGCATCGAGGGTCTCGATGAGCGCGAGAGTGACGCAACGATCGAAGAGCTGACCGGCCGCATGATCCAGCCCGGCGCCGAGTACAGCCACACATGGCGCAAGGGCGACATCGTCATCTGGGACAACCGCTGTTCGTACCACAGGGCGGCGGGCGACTATCCGCCCGAGGAAGACCGCATCCATTGGCGCGTCTCGATCAAGGAGCACGCCGCCGCGGGCACGGTCGCTACCAACTAACATGCGCACGATCGACATTCACGCTCATGTCGTCCCCCAGTCGCTGTGGCGCGCCGCCGACGCCGGCGCTGCGTGGTACGGCTATCGGCACGAGCCGGGCGAGGGCATCGGCACCGTCGTGGGCAACGGCAAACGCACCGGCTTCACGTCGCCCAAGGTGCGCTTCACGGCGGAAGAGCGGATGGAAGACATGGAC from Candidatus Rokuibacteriota bacterium includes these protein-coding regions:
- a CDS encoding glycine/sarcosine/betaine reductase selenoprotein B family protein: MTFAPEHDVPIPYMQRTRDYYLALGYGAYRWAHCDDVPFTALNTPLAKARVALITTAAPYQPGLGDQGPGAPYNAAAKFYKVYSDATDTVPDLRISHVGYDRIHTTAQDLNTWFPLARLNEAVKAGRIGALTSRFHGAPTNRSHRVTMEADAPELLRQCREDGADVAVLVPSUPVCHQTVSLVSRHLEANGIPTVIMGCAKDIVEHCGVPRFLFSDFPLGNSAGCPFDVESQARTLELALRVLEGAPAGRTTVQSPQRWRADASWKLDFYNLDKLTPEEIAERRKEFDVVKAIAKGKREEGGGGA
- a CDS encoding TauD/TfdA family dioxygenase codes for the protein MIEVRRMGPQIGAEIHGIDVRTLDDASFAVIYRAWLDSNVLVVRGQEDLQIEDFLRYSRRFGLVQPHPSKTTRHPAYPEITLLGVNKFGPDGALDMAIYRRGAEGWHTDGAYDQEPFKATQLYALAVPSRGGDTLFASMYAAYEALPQRLKRRLDGLRGAFTYGGRRKATALLNDEDRDWTPVFHPIIRTHPETGRKGLYFDPGKILRIEGLDERESDATIEELTGRMIQPGAEYSHTWRKGDIVIWDNRCSYHRAAGDYPPEEDRIHWRVSIKEHAAAGTVATN
- a CDS encoding PPOX class F420-dependent oxidoreductase, giving the protein MTTADVVELDRHRYMTLATFRLNGAEVATPVWFAAADGRLYVFTAQQSGKVKRLRHSQRARVAPSDARGRVRGEWREATARILTEPRTIERAHAALQAKYGWQMRATNLLSSLIGRISHRAWLEIQL
- a CDS encoding CoA transferase; translated protein: MSKPFAGVRILDFTRYLAGPYGTYQLALLGADVLKIESRDGDETRSQLISKEWAERKMPPGFLAVNGNKRSITLDLRRPEAVEVVK